Proteins encoded in a region of the Streptomyces sp. NBC_00310 genome:
- a CDS encoding tyrosine-type recombinase/integrase, with amino-acid sequence MANAAVQQRLVAVRSFHEYLVQDGLREQNPVRRGQAGRSGRRPRQGLVRHIEQAPWIPNEDVWQRILAACTAESLRNRLRVTLAYDGALRREELVQLDVEDFEPAHRLIHLWAEATKSQRAREVAFGTTSSQLFAAFLRERRTLSGRIDGPLFRSTSNRNWVAPLGASSWSKTVEGIARRAGAPNSPV; translated from the coding sequence TTGGCTAACGCAGCCGTCCAACAGCGCCTGGTCGCGGTCAGGTCCTTCCACGAGTACCTGGTGCAGGACGGCCTGCGCGAACAGAACCCGGTCCGCCGAGGGCAGGCAGGCCGTAGCGGCCGCAGACCCCGCCAGGGTCTCGTACGGCATATCGAGCAAGCTCCCTGGATCCCCAACGAGGATGTCTGGCAGCGGATCCTGGCCGCATGCACAGCGGAATCGCTGCGCAATCGGCTGAGGGTCACGCTCGCCTACGACGGTGCTCTGCGACGCGAAGAGCTCGTCCAGCTCGACGTCGAGGACTTCGAGCCCGCGCACCGTCTGATCCATCTGTGGGCGGAGGCCACCAAGTCCCAGAGGGCCCGGGAGGTGGCCTTCGGCACCACCTCGTCGCAGCTGTTCGCGGCCTTTCTCCGCGAACGTCGCACGCTGTCCGGCCGCATCGACGGGCCGCTGTTCCGGTCGACGTCGAACCGTAACTGGGTTGCCCCGCTGGGCGCTTCCAGCTGGTCGAAGACCGTCGAAGGCATCGCTCGACGTGCCGGGGCGCCCAACAGCCCGGTTTGA
- a CDS encoding phosphotransferase — MGDLLRLLEAGGWGGAPRYLGVDDTGREVLSYLDGHVAWEQRQPAAVSSDESLVAVARLVREFHDLTVGTALAGEHEVVCHNDLSPKNTVYRLVSGALRPVAFIDWDLAAPGARIHDVAHVCWQYLGLGPAVVDVGEAAWRMRLIADSYELSERQRLVSTVLWWQDRCWRGIEAEADAGDGAMVRLRDAGVVREVQRAYQWVSDHQGALERALQ, encoded by the coding sequence GTGGGTGATCTGCTGAGGTTGCTCGAAGCCGGTGGCTGGGGCGGGGCTCCGCGGTATCTCGGTGTGGACGATACGGGTCGCGAAGTGCTCAGTTACCTTGATGGGCATGTGGCGTGGGAGCAGCGACAGCCTGCTGCTGTGTCGTCGGACGAGAGTCTGGTAGCGGTCGCCCGGCTGGTGCGTGAGTTTCACGACCTGACGGTCGGCACTGCACTGGCTGGAGAGCACGAGGTCGTTTGTCACAACGACCTGTCGCCCAAGAACACGGTCTATCGGCTGGTCAGTGGCGCGCTTCGACCGGTGGCGTTCATTGACTGGGATCTGGCGGCGCCGGGCGCCCGGATCCATGACGTCGCTCATGTCTGCTGGCAGTACCTCGGCCTCGGCCCTGCCGTGGTCGACGTTGGGGAGGCGGCCTGGCGTATGAGGCTGATTGCTGACAGCTACGAGTTGTCGGAGCGGCAACGTCTTGTGTCCACGGTCTTGTGGTGGCAGGACCGGTGCTGGCGGGGCATCGAGGCCGAGGCCGATGCGGGTGACGGCGCCATGGTCCGGCTTCGTGATGCCGGGGTGGTGAGAGAAGTTCAGAGGGCGTATCAGTGGGTTTCCGATCATCAGGGTGCTTTGGAACGCGCACTGCAGTGA
- a CDS encoding NUDIX domain-containing protein produces the protein MSVVPAIVCGVDELVERVDAQDRVLGVVSRGDAVREGWLHRVGVVVCRDRQGRFLVHRRAEHLSRFPGHYELGVGGAAGVGESYEQAAARELSEELGVRATACLRFKFLNRGGLSPHWLAVCDAVLPEIVAPDPEEVAWHGWLTEPELRRALQLWTFTPDSQAVFDRYLACRAAPASARERCS, from the coding sequence ATGTCAGTAGTGCCTGCGATCGTGTGCGGCGTGGATGAACTCGTGGAACGTGTTGACGCTCAGGACCGTGTGCTGGGGGTAGTCAGTCGGGGGGACGCCGTTCGGGAGGGCTGGCTGCACCGGGTTGGCGTGGTGGTGTGCCGCGACAGGCAAGGCCGTTTTCTCGTCCATCGGCGGGCCGAGCACCTGTCCCGTTTCCCAGGGCACTACGAACTCGGAGTCGGGGGTGCTGCGGGAGTCGGCGAGTCCTATGAGCAGGCAGCTGCCCGCGAGCTCAGCGAGGAGCTGGGAGTGCGGGCGACAGCGTGCCTTCGGTTCAAGTTCCTCAACCGGGGTGGGCTCAGCCCTCACTGGCTCGCGGTCTGTGACGCCGTGCTTCCGGAGATCGTCGCCCCTGATCCGGAGGAGGTGGCCTGGCACGGGTGGCTGACTGAGCCCGAGCTGCGGCGGGCTCTGCAGCTGTGGACCTTCACTCCTGATAGCCAGGCGGTTTTCGATCGATATCTCGCTTGTCGTGCCGCCCCGGCTTCTGCGCGGGAACGGTGCTCATGA
- a CDS encoding GntR family transcriptional regulator, giving the protein MSEAAVRVDTTSQVPPYEQIRAQLAALIVTGRLAEGDRLPTVRQLATDLGLAPGTVARAYRELEAGELIRTRRGAGTRVAAPPTGPARPHAVQLATLARDFTSSARALGADTEAILTAVRDALGPDLPSRP; this is encoded by the coding sequence ATGAGTGAGGCCGCCGTCCGCGTCGACACCACCAGCCAGGTCCCGCCGTACGAGCAGATCCGCGCGCAGCTCGCCGCGCTGATCGTCACCGGGCGGCTGGCCGAGGGCGACCGGCTGCCGACCGTGCGCCAGCTGGCCACGGACCTCGGGCTGGCACCGGGCACCGTCGCCCGCGCCTACCGTGAGCTGGAGGCCGGCGAACTGATCCGCACCCGCCGGGGCGCGGGCACCCGGGTGGCGGCGCCCCCCACCGGCCCGGCCCGCCCGCACGCCGTCCAACTCGCCACGCTCGCCCGTGACTTCACCTCGTCCGCCCGAGCCCTGGGCGCCGACACCGAGGCCATCCTGACCGCCGTCCGCGACGCCCTGGGCCCGGACCTCCCGAGCCGCCCCTAG
- a CDS encoding isopenicillin N synthase family dioxygenase produces the protein MTSLSRPRIPTIDLRPWLDGGPEARARIARTVDEALQSAGFLLVTGHGVDPALRTRIREAARAFFVLPVEAKQVYEVKVGGRGWLGPGAEANGYAEGTQTPPDLKESLTFATHEPFADPVVNAEWYAPNVWPTEVPELRALCEEYLARMGELENLLLTLLGEALGLEPDFFSRHMSHPTYGFNINWYPGTEVVGDPEPGQFRIGPHTDFGTVTILDRQAGKGGLQVYTDEGGWEDAPYDPAAFTINIGDLMARWTGDRWRSGRHRVLPPPADEPAEELMSLVYFGECTPGTVVESVPAPVGRVAHPPVDSHVYLRAQLDSITVD, from the coding sequence GTGACATCGCTGAGTAGGCCCCGCATCCCCACCATCGACCTGCGCCCCTGGCTCGACGGCGGCCCCGAGGCCCGGGCCCGTATCGCCCGTACCGTCGACGAGGCGCTCCAGAGCGCCGGATTCCTCCTCGTCACCGGCCACGGTGTCGACCCGGCCCTGCGGACACGTATCCGGGAGGCCGCCCGCGCCTTCTTCGTGCTCCCCGTCGAGGCCAAACAGGTGTACGAGGTGAAGGTCGGGGGACGGGGGTGGCTCGGGCCGGGGGCCGAGGCGAACGGGTACGCGGAGGGGACTCAGACTCCGCCGGATCTCAAGGAGTCGCTGACGTTCGCGACGCACGAGCCGTTCGCCGACCCGGTGGTGAACGCGGAGTGGTACGCGCCGAACGTGTGGCCGACGGAGGTGCCGGAGCTGCGGGCGCTCTGCGAGGAGTACCTGGCGCGGATGGGCGAGCTGGAGAACCTGCTGCTCACCCTCCTCGGCGAGGCCCTCGGCCTGGAGCCGGACTTCTTCTCCCGGCACATGAGCCACCCCACCTACGGCTTCAACATCAACTGGTACCCGGGGACGGAGGTCGTCGGCGACCCGGAGCCGGGCCAGTTCCGGATCGGCCCGCACACCGACTTCGGCACGGTCACGATCCTCGACCGGCAGGCCGGGAAGGGCGGGCTCCAGGTGTACACGGACGAGGGCGGCTGGGAGGACGCCCCGTACGACCCCGCCGCCTTCACCATCAACATCGGTGACCTGATGGCCCGTTGGACCGGCGACCGCTGGCGTTCCGGCCGCCACCGCGTGCTGCCGCCCCCGGCCGACGAACCCGCCGAGGAGCTGATGTCGCTGGTCTACTTCGGCGAATGCACCCCGGGCACGGTCGTCGAGTCCGTGCCCGCGCCGGTCGGGCGGGTGGCACACCCTCCGGTGGACTCGCACGTCTACCTCCGGGCACAGCTGGACTCGATCACCGTCGACTGA
- a CDS encoding nucleoside deaminase, which translates to MNQSQSPPQADAQARAWLATAVEEARAGLAEGGIPIGAALYGPDGTLLGRGHNRRVQDDDPALHAETAAFRAAGRQRTYRGTTMVTTLSPCWYCSGLVRQFGISRVVVGEATTFHGGHDWLAEHGVEILVLDDPECVSLMRDFITNNPALWNEDIGDIGDIAE; encoded by the coding sequence ATGAACCAGTCACAGTCACCGCCCCAGGCCGACGCACAGGCACGCGCCTGGCTGGCCACCGCCGTCGAGGAGGCCCGTGCCGGCCTCGCCGAGGGCGGTATCCCGATCGGCGCCGCCCTCTACGGCCCGGACGGCACCCTCCTGGGGCGCGGCCACAACCGCCGAGTCCAGGACGACGACCCCGCCCTGCACGCCGAGACGGCGGCGTTCCGCGCGGCGGGGCGGCAGCGGACGTATCGGGGTACGACGATGGTGACGACGCTGTCGCCGTGCTGGTACTGCTCCGGGCTGGTGCGGCAGTTCGGGATCTCGCGGGTGGTGGTCGGGGAGGCCACGACCTTCCACGGCGGGCACGACTGGCTCGCCGAGCACGGTGTGGAGATCCTGGTGCTGGACGACCCGGAGTGTGTGTCCCTCATGCGTGACTTCATCACGAACAACCCGGCCCTGTGGAACGAGGACATCGGTGACATCGGTGACATCGCTGAGTAG